A region from the Canis lupus dingo isolate Sandy chromosome 9, ASM325472v2, whole genome shotgun sequence genome encodes:
- the EPX gene encoding eosinophil peroxidase, whose protein sequence is MWVSIPCPGMAGCLIAKMKLFLALAGVLATLILAPLCEGTGAASPRTVETSVLRGCITEAKLLVDAAYNQTQRSIKERLRSGLASPLDLLSYFKQPLGGTRTVVRAADYMHLALDLLEEKLQLQGSSSFNVTDVLTESQLRLLSQASGCAPQDQKEKCSNKYRTITGKCNNRRRPFLGASNQPLARWLAAEYEDGLSLPFGWTPNKRRHGFLLPLVRAVSNQIVRFPNERLTSDRGRALMFMQWGQFIDHDLDFAPESPARVAFTAGVDCEKTCAQLPPCFPIKIPPNDPRIRNQRDCIPFFRSAPACPQNRNKVRNQLNALTSFVDASMVYGSEDPLATRLRNLTNQLGLLAVNTRFRDNGRALLPFDNLRDDPCLLTNRSARIPCFLAGDSRSSETPKLAAMHTLFMREHNRLATELRRLNPRWSGEKLYQEARKIVGAMVQIITYRDFLPLVLGEARARRTLGCYRGYSSNVDPRVANVFTLAFRFGHTMLQPFMFRLDSRYRASAPNSRVPLSTSFFASWRVVYEGGIDPIIRGLMATPAKLNRQDSMLVDELRDRLFQQVRRIGLDLAALNMQRSRDHGLPGYNAWRRFCSLSQPRNLAQLSRVLRNQDLARKFLNLYGTPDNIDIWIGAIAEPLLPGARVGPLLACLFEKQFNRARSGDRFWWEKKGVFTKRQRKALRQISLSRIVCDNTGITTVSRDIFRANVFPRGFVSCSRIPRLNLSAWRGR, encoded by the exons CATCAAGGAGCGCCTCCGTAGTGGCCTGGCCAGCCCCTTGGACCTCCTGTCCTACTTCAAGCAACCATTAGGAGGCACCAGAACAGTGGTTCGGGCCGCCGATTATATGCATCTGGCCTTGGATCTGCTGGAGGAGAAGCTACAACTCCAGGGGTCAAGTTCCTTCAATGTCACTG aTGTGCTGACAGAATCCCAGCTTCGGCTGCTGTCCCAGGCCAGTGGCTGTGCTCCCCAGGACCAGAAGGAGAAGTGCAGCAACAAGTATCGGACCATCACTGGGAAATGCAACAACAG GAGAAGACCCTTCCTGGGGGCCTCCAACCAGCCCCTGGCCCGCTGGCTAGCAGCTGAGTATGAGGACGGGCTGTCACTTCCCTTCGGTTGGACACCCAACAAGAGGCGTCAtggtttcctcctccctctt GTCCGGGCCGTCTCCAACCAGATTGTGCGCTTCCCCAATGAGAGGCTGACCTCCGACCGGGGCAGGGCCCTTATGTTCATGCAGTGGGGCCAGTTCATTGACCATGACTTGGACTTTGCCCCCGAGTCCCCAGCCAGAGTGGCCTTCACTGCAGGTGTGGACTGTGAGAAGACCTGTGCCCAGctgcctccctgcttccccatcAAG ATCCCGCCCAATGATCCCCGCATCAGGAACCAGAGGGACTGCATCCCCTTCTTCCGCTCGGCACCCGCATGCCCCCAGAACAGGAACAAAGTCCGAAACCAGCTCAACGCGCTCACCTCCTTCGTGGACGCCAGCATGGTGTACGGCAGCGAGGACCCTCTGGCCACTAGGCTTCGAAACCTGACCAACCAGCTGGGGCTGCTGGCTGTCAACACCCGCTTCAGGGACAACGGCCGGGCCCTGCTGCCCTTCGACAACCTGCGGGACGACCCCTGCCTCCTCACCAACCGCTCTGCACGTATCCCCTGCTTCCTGGCAG GTGACTCCCGATCATCGGAAACCCCCAAACTGGCAGCTATGCATACCCTCTTTATGCGAGAGCATAACCGGCTGGCTACGGAGCTGAGACGCCTGAATCCTCGGTGGAGTGGAGAGAAGCTGTACCAGGAGGCCCGAAAGATTGTGGGGGCCATGGTCCAG ATCATCACCTACCGAGACTTTCTGCCCTTGGTTCTGGGCGAGGCCCGAGCCAGGAGAACCCTGGGGTGCTACCGGGGGTATTCCTCCAATGTGGACCCTCGTGTTGCCAATGTCTTCACCCTGGCCTTCCGCTTTGGCCACACCATGCTCCAGCCCTTCATGTTCCGCTTGGACAGCCGGTACCGGGCCTCAGCACCCAATTCTCGTGTCCCGCTTAGCACTAGCTTCTTTGCCAGCTGGCGAGTCGTGTATGAAG GTGGCATCGACCCCATCATCCGAGGCCTCATGGCCACCCCTGCCAAGCTGAACCGTCAGGATTCCATGTTAGTGGACGAGCTGAGGGACCGGCTGTTTCAGCAAGTGAGAAGGATCGGGCTGGACCTGGCAGCTCTCAACATGCAACGCAGCCGGGACCACGGCCTCCCAG GGTACAATGCCTGGAGGCGCTTCTGTAGCCTCTCCCAGCCCCGGAATCTGGCACAGCTTAGCCGGGTGCTACGAAACCAGGATTTGGCAAGGAAGTTCCTAAATCTGTATGGGACACCTGACAACATTGACATCTGGATTGGGGCCATCGCAGAGCCTCTTTTGCCGGGGGCCCGAGTGGGGCCTCTTCTGGCTTGtctttttgaaaaacagtttaaCAGAGCCCGAAGTGGTGACAG GTTCTGGTGGGAAAAAAAGGGTGTTTTCACCAAGAGACAGCGCAAGGCCCTGCGCCAGATTTCCTTGTCTCGAATTGTGTGTGACAATACGGGCATCACCACCGTTTCGAGGGACATCTTCAGGGCCAACGTTTTCCCACGGGGCTTTGTGAGCTGCAGCCGCATCCCCAGGTTGAACCTGTCAGCCTGGCGAGGCAGATGA